The nucleotide sequence ATTAAtctccttccattttctcctttagaaGATGAAAGCCACTGAATACATGGCCCCAGAGAATCTCACCTCAGTGACTGAGTTCATTCTCACGGGAGTCTCAGGCCGCCCAGAGCTCCAGATTCcactcttctttgttttcctggtGATCTATGGGCTGACCGTGGCAGGGAACCTGGGCATCATCACCCTCACCAGTGTTGACTCTCAGCTTCaaacccccatgtacttcttcctcaggCACTTGGCTATCATCAATCTTGGTGATTCTACTGTCATTGCCCCGAAAATGCTGGTTAACTTCTTGGCTTCAAAGAAGACCATATCCTACTATGGATGTGCAACCCAACTGGGTGGGTTCTTAGTCTTTATTGTGGCTGAGATTTTCATGTTAGCTGTAATGGCCTATGACCGTTATGTGGCTATTTGCAATCCTCTGCTCTACATGGTTGTGGTATCTCCACAGATCTGTCTGCTGCTGGTATCCCTCACATACCTCTACAGTCTGACCACAGCACTGACTGTCACCTCCTGTGTATTCTCTGTGTCATACTGCTCTTCTAATGTAATCAACCATTTTTACTGTGATAATGTCCCCTTGTTGGCATTGTCCTGTTCCAATACCCATATTCCAGAAACAGTAGTGTTTACCTCTGCAGGGAtcaatttgcttttctctatgaTTATTGTTCTAATATCCTACTTCAACATCATCTTTGCCATTTCGAGGATACGTTCCTCAGAGGGTCGACAAAAAGCCTTTTCCACCTGTGCCTCCCACATGATGGCTGTCACTGTGTTCTACGGGACCCTTCTCTTCATGTATTTGCAACCAAGGAGCAACCACTCATTGGATACTGATAAAATGGCCTCTATCTTCTACACCCTGGTGATACCCATGCTGAATCCCCTCATTTACAGCCTAAGGAACAAGGATGTGAAGGATGCATTGAAGAGTTTCCTAAATAAGCCATGTCAGTCTTTCAAattcatgtaaatttaaaattacaggTGTCTTCTTTTAAGGGTTTTTATTTGC is from Neofelis nebulosa isolate mNeoNeb1 chromosome 10, mNeoNeb1.pri, whole genome shotgun sequence and encodes:
- the LOC131488835 gene encoding olfactory receptor 8J2-like isoform X1, which gives rise to MAPENLTSVTEFILTGVSGRPELQIPLFFVFLVIYGLTVAGNLGIITLTSVDSQLQTPMYFFLRHLAIINLGDSTVIAPKMLVNFLASKKTISYYGCATQLGGFLVFIVAEIFMLAVMAYDRYVAICNPLLYMVVVSPQICLLLVSLTYLYSLTTALTVTSCVFSVSYCSSNVINHFYCDNVPLLALSCSNTHIPETVVFTSAGINLLFSMIIVLISYFNIIFAISRIRSSEGRQKAFSTCASHMMAVTVFYGTLLFMYLQPRSNHSLDTDKMASIFYTLVIPMLNPLIYSLRNKDVKDALKSFLNKPCQSFKFM
- the LOC131488835 gene encoding olfactory receptor 8J2-like isoform X2, with translation MERQNLTSVTEFILTGVSGRPELQIPLFFVFLVIYGLTVAGNLGIITLTSVDSQLQTPMYFFLRHLAIINLGDSTVIAPKMLVNFLASKKTISYYGCATQLGGFLVFIVAEIFMLAVMAYDRYVAICNPLLYMVVVSPQICLLLVSLTYLYSLTTALTVTSCVFSVSYCSSNVINHFYCDNVPLLALSCSNTHIPETVVFTSAGINLLFSMIIVLISYFNIIFAISRIRSSEGRQKAFSTCASHMMAVTVFYGTLLFMYLQPRSNHSLDTDKMASIFYTLVIPMLNPLIYSLRNKDVKDALKSFLNKPCQSFKFM